In Thermosphaera sp., a genomic segment contains:
- a CDS encoding MBL fold metallo-hydrolase, protein MTPRPRLGDNYSRTLHRGKSLLKKYYYRELLKMVDILDNGAILLGKNISVDGHGGKRIRVVTHAHSDHLNQLVESVRESEVILATPITLEMIQLLGYVSRSYIPLFKSKAKALNYYTVYSTDVEKITLLPAEHIVGSAQVLVEYNGFKLGYTGDFKLTSDTPIMKNLDLLVIEATYGNPNHRRPFKDHVPDILYELVDYGLSYYGRVVIYGYHGKLQEAMRILRAKGINEPFVLTEKVFEITKALEKYGIKIENVFKEGSYRERERYIVFKHMMAASKRRLDGSALHVVLSGWEFREPFKRIDDHSYLVALSDHSDFDDLVKYVELAKPNLVAVDASRDGDPYSLAKSLRERGYCTIILPGNGETQVEELCT, encoded by the coding sequence TTGACCCCAAGACCAAGGCTTGGAGACAATTATTCAAGGACCCTGCATAGGGGAAAATCATTGTTGAAAAAATACTATTATCGTGAACTATTGAAAATGGTAGATATACTTGATAACGGAGCTATCCTTCTAGGCAAGAATATATCTGTTGATGGTCATGGCGGCAAGCGTATAAGGGTAGTGACTCACGCACACTCAGACCATTTAAATCAGCTTGTTGAAAGCGTGAGGGAGTCGGAAGTCATTTTAGCCACCCCTATAACGCTCGAAATGATCCAATTATTGGGATACGTGAGCAGATCATACATCCCATTATTCAAATCCAAGGCTAAAGCATTAAACTACTACACGGTTTACTCCACTGATGTTGAAAAAATCACTCTCTTGCCCGCTGAACACATTGTGGGCTCTGCACAAGTATTAGTGGAATATAATGGGTTCAAGTTAGGATACACGGGAGACTTCAAGCTAACCAGCGATACTCCCATAATGAAGAACCTCGATCTCCTCGTCATCGAAGCTACTTATGGGAATCCCAATCATAGAAGACCATTCAAAGACCACGTTCCTGACATACTGTATGAGCTCGTCGACTACGGATTATCGTATTACGGAAGAGTCGTGATTTACGGTTACCACGGCAAGCTACAGGAGGCGATGAGGATCCTCAGGGCTAAGGGAATTAATGAGCCATTCGTGTTGACCGAGAAAGTATTCGAGATCACTAAAGCCCTTGAGAAGTATGGAATAAAGATAGAAAACGTGTTTAAAGAGGGAAGTTATAGGGAACGCGAAAGGTACATTGTTTTTAAACATATGATGGCTGCTTCTAAAAGAAGACTAGACGGCTCTGCACTTCACGTTGTTCTCAGTGGCTGGGAGTTTCGTGAACCTTTCAAACGAATAGATGATCACAGCTACTTGGTTGCCTTAAGTGATCACAGTGATTTCGACGACTTGGTAAAATACGTTGAGCTAGCTAAACCCAACCTAGTCGCTGTTGACGCATCGAGGGATGGAGATCCTTACTCCCTTGCCAAATCCTTGAGGGAAAGAGGATATTGCACGATAATTCTCCCAGGCAACGGCGAGACACAAGTGGAGGAGCTGTGTACATGA
- a CDS encoding CopG family transcriptional regulator — protein sequence MESSDALEIRIRISKDVFDKLASLAERKGYKDVSTYIEDLLRRHATGVESPKEYDLEKMWPRIERRIQDELNKSLSVIDSLRRQVSELYERLDHVESLVKDLSAKQLEAKPSGMVQRGKAYKTGIERLREDKILFESTLPPRIQRDAFFSYLEREGAVVLKLSRERIAVDREFWNEFKGRLFQALTSNKDEEIKQVLGEKGYALWRALYDDNLIIFDPKTKAWRQLFKDPA from the coding sequence ATGGAGTCGAGCGATGCTTTAGAGATCAGAATAAGGATTTCGAAAGACGTATTCGATAAGCTGGCATCTCTAGCCGAGAGAAAAGGATACAAGGATGTTTCAACATACATCGAGGACCTCCTGAGGCGTCACGCTACCGGCGTTGAATCTCCGAAAGAATACGATTTAGAGAAGATGTGGCCAAGGATTGAACGAAGGATTCAAGACGAGCTAAACAAGTCCTTATCAGTCATAGATTCCCTTAGAAGGCAAGTCTCCGAGCTCTACGAGAGGCTTGACCATGTTGAATCACTCGTGAAAGACCTCTCCGCTAAGCAACTTGAAGCTAAACCGTCTGGGATGGTTCAGCGGGGTAAGGCTTATAAGACAGGGATAGAAAGACTGCGCGAGGATAAAATCTTATTCGAGAGCACCCTGCCCCCGAGGATTCAGCGAGATGCTTTCTTCTCATATCTCGAAAGGGAGGGAGCTGTAGTGTTAAAGCTCAGCCGAGAGAGAATAGCAGTCGACAGGGAATTCTGGAACGAGTTCAAAGGAAGGTTATTCCAGGCCTTGACGAGCAATAAGGATGAAGAGATCAAGCAAGTTCTTGGTGAGAAAGGCTACGCGTTGTGGAGAGCGCTTTACGATGACAACCTCATAATCTTTGACCCCAAGACCAAGGCTTGGAGACAATTATTCAAGGACCCTGCATAG
- a CDS encoding TatD family hydrolase produces MIFADAHLHSNPVYGLGAEKIAKKFRKEGGWFITLVALPPHYYGFSDASQESYRKVLDLVVREAEAARHEGLVVRVLAGFHPSEIDEYLRRGLSKKEVYELSVEVLKIIEDYLKRGLINGIGEVGRQHYGTSPDRTVLSELIMTEALELSCDYGCVVHLHLEQGGWVTVFSVKKILERLSCKNNKVVLHHVNYETGVWSSKLGLPASIPVKTGLEKILATPQLSFENFLVESDFIDDPKRPGVSAYPWDIPRFFNEKLERNEISEELAFRINVDNVSKVYEATPP; encoded by the coding sequence TTGATCTTCGCAGATGCTCACTTGCACTCAAATCCTGTCTACGGTCTCGGCGCTGAAAAGATCGCTAAGAAGTTTAGGAAGGAGGGAGGCTGGTTCATAACTCTCGTGGCGCTTCCGCCACACTACTATGGTTTCAGCGATGCTTCACAGGAATCTTATAGAAAGGTTTTAGACTTAGTGGTTAGGGAGGCTGAAGCAGCCAGGCACGAGGGTTTAGTGGTGCGTGTCCTAGCCGGGTTTCACCCAAGCGAGATAGACGAGTATTTGAGAAGAGGGTTAAGCAAAAAAGAGGTTTATGAATTATCGGTTGAAGTGCTTAAGATTATAGAAGATTACTTGAAGAGGGGTTTGATAAACGGCATAGGCGAAGTAGGGAGGCAACACTATGGGACCAGCCCGGATAGAACCGTCCTCTCGGAATTAATCATGACGGAAGCTCTCGAGCTATCCTGTGACTACGGGTGTGTGGTTCACTTACACTTGGAACAGGGCGGCTGGGTTACCGTTTTCAGTGTTAAGAAAATCTTGGAGAGACTATCATGTAAGAATAATAAAGTGGTCCTCCATCACGTGAACTATGAGACAGGAGTGTGGAGCAGTAAGCTTGGACTGCCTGCTTCTATCCCAGTTAAAACGGGCTTGGAGAAGATACTGGCGACTCCCCAGTTGAGCTTTGAAAACTTTCTCGTGGAATCCGACTTCATTGACGATCCGAAGAGGCCCGGTGTCTCGGCCTACCCATGGGATATTCCCCGGTTTTTCAATGAAAAACTAGAAAGAAACGAGATATCCGAAGAGCTTGCCTTCAGGATTAACGTGGATAACGTCTCAAAGGTATACGAGGCGACCCCGCCGTGA
- a CDS encoding AIR synthase-related protein, with protein MTGKTGKLDWRTMSILLNSLPIRDPDLVMGPSQGEDAGVVRVGEGFMVVHSDPITTGVKHAGYLSIHVAANDLAVRGVRPRWFLPTVLVSPKASREELELIFKDMGRALEELEGVAVGGHTEVTPGLDRTIIIVTAIGYTNGRVIMTRDATPGDVIVSIGRIGGEGAGVLAWDWENELVRRNVSLEVIAKAREFVYDVSVVKVALELRSIVNSMHDVTEGGLIQALRELAIASGSKVVINTSMIKLDPVVEKVVKTMGLDPLRILSSGCLIATLPENKVDQARQIAEKHGKDFSVLGRVESSGEPILLLVDGGKISTIDSDVVDEIYKVWELF; from the coding sequence ATGACGGGGAAAACCGGAAAGCTCGATTGGAGGACAATGTCGATCCTGCTGAACAGTCTTCCCATCAGAGACCCTGATCTAGTCATGGGGCCTTCCCAGGGCGAGGACGCCGGTGTGGTCAGAGTTGGAGAGGGCTTCATGGTGGTCCACTCTGATCCAATAACGACCGGGGTTAAACACGCTGGTTACTTATCTATTCACGTGGCGGCTAATGACCTCGCCGTGAGGGGCGTTCGCCCTCGGTGGTTTCTCCCAACAGTTCTGGTTTCTCCCAAAGCAAGTAGGGAGGAGCTTGAGTTAATCTTCAAGGACATGGGCAGAGCCCTGGAAGAATTAGAGGGGGTCGCAGTTGGAGGACATACAGAGGTAACCCCCGGACTCGATAGGACGATAATCATAGTAACGGCTATAGGTTACACTAATGGAAGAGTCATCATGACAAGGGATGCTACGCCGGGCGACGTAATAGTATCCATTGGTAGGATCGGCGGAGAAGGAGCAGGAGTTCTTGCATGGGATTGGGAGAATGAGTTGGTGAGGAGGAATGTTTCGCTCGAAGTCATCGCTAAGGCGAGGGAGTTTGTATACGACGTCAGCGTGGTTAAGGTCGCTCTGGAGCTTAGGAGCATTGTAAATTCGATGCACGATGTTACTGAGGGAGGCTTGATCCAAGCCTTGAGAGAACTTGCAATAGCTAGTGGAAGCAAGGTCGTGATCAATACTTCAATGATCAAACTTGACCCTGTCGTTGAAAAAGTTGTGAAGACCATGGGGCTTGATCCTTTGAGAATATTGAGCAGTGGATGCTTAATCGCTACTCTCCCAGAGAACAAGGTTGACCAAGCTAGGCAGATAGCCGAGAAGCATGGGAAAGATTTCAGCGTCCTTGGGAGAGTGGAATCCTCTGGAGAACCGATCCTTTTGCTTGTAGATGGTGGGAAGATTTCTACGATAGATAGCGATGTTGTTGATGAGATTTATAAGGTGTGGGAATTATTCTAA